TTATCAATCATTTTTTTGCGCTCGATGAGGCCACACGACCGAGAGCTGGTCTGGAAAAATTGGACAGCCATTTAAGTAAAAATCTGCTTTAGTAGCCCATCAAAAAAAGGAGCAGAAGAATGGCAAAAGGAACAAGAAAAAATCACGGACCAGCATTCAAGGCTAAGGTGGCGTTAGCAGCCTTGAAGGGAGACAAATCTCTCTCGGAATTATCCGATCAGTTTGGTGTGCATTCCAATCAGATATCAGCCTGGAAAAAGGAGCTTGAACAGAATGCGTCAGAGCTGTTTGAGCGTGGAAAACGGAATGATGAAACAGGAATGCATGATGGCCTGACGTATGGCCTCCCCAACGATTCCTCTGTTATTGCTCTCCGGCGATTAAATATTTAAAAAAGTTGAAGCGTGATTCCTTCTAAATCGAACAACAACATGAAATTCGAAATTTACATATTATGCCACCGGAGCAATATCAATAAATTGAATCACCGACGACAACCTGAAATGAGTTTTTTCTGAAGTTCATCAATTCTCTTATGATTATCTTCTGATCCCATGAAGCTTCGGAAAAGCCATTTCTGAATTTGCATGGAACTTTCAAGATCCTCATTTAAAACCCTGTTGGAAAGCTGTTTTGTTTCCACAAGACATCGGCGATCATAACCTGCCATATTCTGAGCAATCTCATTTACGGAGTCAAGAAGTTTGCCTTCGGGAAAAATCTTGCTGACATATCCCATTTTCTCAGCTTCAAGAGCATCATATATTCTTCCTGTAAGGGTTACTTCCCTTGCTCTTCCAAGACCAATAATTCTCCAGAGAGGATCAAGCACAGGAGTAAGTGATAAAAGGATCTCGCGTTGGCCGAACTTTGCCTTTTCAGATGCATAACGTATATCACACATAAGACTAAGATCAAATCCGCCTGCTATGGCAAGGCCGCCCACAGCGCATATTACCGGCTGCTGGCAAAACATTATTGCTCTGTATGCCCGGTGAAAAAGCTCTATATACTCTTCATTGGAGATTTTTTCGATTTTTCGGATCTCGTTTAAATCAAATCCTGCAGAAAAATATTTTTCACCGCCAGTCAGAACTATGACATTGATATCCTGTCTTTCATTAAGTGAATTAAACGCGAGAGTTATCTCTTCAAGCACCGATGGAGACAGGGCATTACCTTTTTCAGGCCTGTTGATTGTAAGAGTAGCTACCCTGCCTTCTGTCGATAGTATGAGGTATTTAAAATCCATGACGGTTATCCCTGATTGTATTATTTATAGCCTGTTAATTCATGCCAGATCTATATTAAAAATATTGAAGTAACAGTCTGTTGTTTATGAAGATTAAAGGCTTTGCTCCAGTACCTTACGTGCAATGTCAGGAGTCACAAGGCCTTTCTCGCCTAACTTCACCATTCCATGATCAGCAAGGCCTTTTACGATTTGATCTATGGCGTCGGAACCAAGATCAAGCTCTGATAAACGCCTCTTAAGCCCCATACCAACAAAAAAATCACTTGTTTTTTCTATGGCAAGAGACAGTCTCTTTTCTTTTGGTAGGGATGGATCAATATCCCATATCCGTTTGCCATATTGCAGAAGCTTATCTTTTTTTTCATCCT
This portion of the Desulforegula conservatrix Mb1Pa genome encodes:
- a CDS encoding transposase, whose protein sequence is MAKGTRKNHGPAFKAKVALAALKGDKSLSELSDQFGVHSNQISAWKKELEQNASELFERGKRNDETGMHDGLTYGLPNDSSVIALRRLNI
- a CDS encoding enoyl-CoA hydratase/isomerase family protein, with protein sequence MDFKYLILSTEGRVATLTINRPEKGNALSPSVLEEITLAFNSLNERQDINVIVLTGGEKYFSAGFDLNEIRKIEKISNEEYIELFHRAYRAIMFCQQPVICAVGGLAIAGGFDLSLMCDIRYASEKAKFGQREILLSLTPVLDPLWRIIGLGRAREVTLTGRIYDALEAEKMGYVSKIFPEGKLLDSVNEIAQNMAGYDRRCLVETKQLSNRVLNEDLESSMQIQKWLFRSFMGSEDNHKRIDELQKKLISGCRR